CAGTGCACTGCGAACATTTGTTTGTTCTTTGTAATTAAGCATTTTGTTTTTTTCTTCATCGCATATAAAAATGCCTTTCATATCTGATAATGAAGAAGCACAGAGTTCAGCAAATGTCTTTAAAATTTTATGATGAGTCATAATCAATGCCATCATGCCGAATATCATTTTTTCTTGAGGGTAGTTATAGAGTTGGTCCCAGAAGTCGGGTATTTCATCATTTATATTCTTGATGCCCAGGAAGCTTTTCAAATTGGGTTGATTAATTGTTATTCCTTCTTTGCCATCAATATAAGCATCTCGGATATCTTTACTTTTGATGATGTCGAGTACTTGGACGATGGAGTATTTCGTCCAGGATGTTTTGAGATTTTTTAAGCTGGGTAATGGGACCATGAGAATATATCAGTTTAAAGTGAAGGCGAGAATGTATTCTTTGACGTAGGAACCGTATGTGTCAGTGCTCCCCATTCTGCTGTGAAGATGTTTCATGTCAAATAATGTTTGCTGGTATTCTTTTCCCAAGGTTTCATAAGCGATTTTCTTCAATTCTGTAATGGAAATCATACCGCTGTCGCTATAGCTGAGAAAGAGATAGGCTTTTCTTTCTTTGATGTTGAGAAAAAGATCTTTAAATGCTTGGTGAACCTGTTTTTTGATACAGAAGGGAGATTGATGTCTGTCACTACGGTATCTCCCCTTATAACGGATGTCTGGGTAGTCATATTTGACGAGCGTTTCTATGGCATGGTAAAATCTGGAATAATGTACAGCACTGTAGGGCGGGTCTGCATAGACGATGCTATTTGGTTCCACTATTTTAAGACAATCCAGATAGTTTAGACTGGTGGTATAAGGATTATGTCGCGGATCGGTATCAATGGTCATCAGAAGTTCCTGGAATTTTTTCTCAAATAACGGCCAGATTTGCTTTGTCCTGTAGATGAGAATGTCTTGCATGTTTGCTGCAGTGATATCTCGATATTGTGCGAAATGGCCAGTTCCTTGAGAAGTATAGGACATGGCGTAGATGAGTGCTGAGAGGATTGCCCCGTAGATAAGAGTGTTACGGTAAGACTCGGCCACGGCACGAATGGAGTCAATCCAGAGGCATTGTTCGTAACTCCAGTATGTTCCTGAATAGTATTTTGTAAAGAGATGAAACCCTGTATGGAAATCTTTATTGATCAACGATCTTTGTATTTCTTCAAATGATTGAAGTTCTGATAGCTTTGAGATATTGGCGTAGTCAGCAATCAGGTCAGGCATGTAATTTTTTGACTCATTCGTATAGGTAATGGCTGCCTCGTGGATACGTTCCGTGATGTTTGGTGGAGCTGCTGTTTTCAAGTTATACAGGTATGCGTGAGCAAAAACAGATGAGTAGGCTTGAATGTCGTTGATGTGAACACGGTATTCATGTTTGAATGACGATCCCACTATGGATGTTCCTGCAAACAAATCACAGAAATAGTTACTTTCAACTCCTGTTGCTTTGATCGCCCGAATAACGAAAGGTAGAATTTCCCGTTTAGAGCCCATATATTTCAGGATGTGCGGGAGTGTAGGTATGTTCATGCTTGGAGTTGCTTGACTTTATGCCTTGGTGTAGGTGTTGATGGTTTCGATGTAAATGGCTGAAATTTTTCCTCCATCCATTGGTTTGATATCGCCGAATGTCGGGTTAAGCGGATGCAGTACATAGTTTATCTTGCCCGTTTCCGGATCTTTATGACGGGCAAGCTTTTTCAGGGTGACGCCACGTTCGTCATTGTATTCCACGATGGTGCCCACTTTGGGAATGGGGGGACTGGCGTGCTTGCGCATAATGACCACGGAGCCGTCCGCAATAACCGGTTCCATGGAATGCCCGTTCACGCGCAGAAGATATTCTCCTTTCTTCAAGGGGCGGTATAGGTGGATGTCTTGCGGGATTATGTCTCCGGCTTCCAACACACCAGCTGTGATGTTACCGATGATTTGTGCCGTATAGTACATGGAGGATGTGATGGCAGGAAGTTTTTCAATGGTCTCAGAAGAAGAGAACCAAAATTTCATTCCTTCCGTCATTTTTAAAACGAATTCTTCCGCAAGCTCCTGAACACTTTTATCTGGATGCAGTTTTTGATATTCTTGAATAATGACCCATTCTGCTTTTGAGAATTGAAGGGTGATGGTTTCTACGCGCAGGAAACCGCGCCCATTTTCCTGCTCTTCGCGATCCATCAGTTTTTGGATAATGAGAATGGCTTTGGAAGGGATTGTCCCAGCATCAGATAACCATGTGTCAACAGTTCGTTTCGACGCTCCCCCACATTGTAATCCGAGCCATGCTCGGTCTTTTCTCATCATTTTTAGCCAGTCCTTAATTTCTTTCTTACTTGGCGACGTCATAAATTGAATTTACGCGATTTTTGCGAAATGTCAACTATCCTGAGTAAAAATTATTCGCTAAAAGGCGAATAATTGGTTGTTCCACTCGCGGAAATCGCGAAAATTCAATTTATGCAGAAAAGAGCGACATTCAATCAAAGTGGCCGTCGGGCCCTCAACCTAAGTAAGTTTTTTTCGTATTTTACTTTGGTCTCCATCAATAAAAGCCGAGAAGAAGTGCGCCTGCTGGACAGCTTTTATCTAGCCAAGGGACTGAAAAGGCCGGATATTTTTCTGAAGATTCTGGATGGAGAATCCAGGAAAATGACTTATTACTGGGTGCGCTACCGTTTTGAGTGCAATGCGGTAATAATGAGATTCGTTATGTTGAACCTGGGATTCCCTATCAGATTCCTATTCGGAATTTTACGGAGTATATCGTCTACCTTCATCCTTGGAAAGGGAGAAGAGGTATGTGATGAAAATGGCTTATTGGGACGGTTACGGAACGCCGGACCATTCGGTAGGATACGTGGCGAGAAAGGAATTTTAGACGAAATGGCTTTACGATAAAGTGAGTCTTGTTCATCAAACATGAGCGAGGCTTTTTGCTGGAAAAAGCCTTATTCTCCTATCTTGCTGGGGTTTTAGATGTCATCAAATTCCCCGGTCTTGGTGCTGATTTGATATTCTGGAAAATGGAAGACGTTGGCACCTAAGACTTCTTCCCTCATGAATAACTTATGTTTGTTCCTTTTCAGAGTCAGAATGCTCCATAAGTTTTTTAGAAGATCTTGCCTTTCCTTTTCGAAAATATCCAATTCCATAGTATCTCCTTTTATGTAGATGCCTGATGCTGTCTGTCCTCCTCTGATTTCCGCTTCATCTCTTCTGTGAAATTGGCTCTCTCGTTCAGGCGGGTTGCAGAAGCGCCCGGGCCAGCGTGCGCGCGTGGTCGCCTCCGCCGCCCAGCATGCGGACCAGCTCCTCTATCCGGTCTTCATGGCTCACCTCCCGCAAGCAGGAGATAGTGCGGTTGCCCGCGGAAGCCTTCTGGACCAGGTAGTGGTGGGAGGCCAGGGCCGCCACCTGCGGAAAGTGCGTGATGGAAATGACCTGGTGCCTGTTCCCGAGCTGCTGCATCTTGAAGCCCACGGCCCGCGCCACTTCACCGCCCACGTTGGCGTCTATTTCATCAAACACCAGCAGGGGGGTGGAATCCTTGTGGGCCAGCGCGCTTTTAATCGCCAGCATGATGCGGGCCAGCTCCCCGCTGGAAGCGATCAGCCGGAGAGGCTTGGAGGGTTCCCCCGGATTGGGGCCGAACAGGAATTCCACCGTTTCCATCCCCTGGGAGCCGGGTTCCTGGAGGGGGGACAGGCCCACTTCAAAGACGGCCTGGCGGAAGCCCAGTTCCCGGGAATGCTTGACGATGGAGGAAGCCAGTTTGGGCGCGGAGGCCTGCCGCGCCCTGGTCAGGGCCTGTCCGGCGGCGTCCACCTGCTTGCGCAGAACGGCCATGGAGGCCCGCAGTTCTTCCAGGCGCTCCGTGCGGTGTTCGATGCGGTCCAGGCGGTGGGCCGCCTCCTCCCTGCGGGCGCAGACGTCTTCAAAGGAAGGGCCGTATTTCATTTTCAGGGATTCCAGCAGGTTGATGCGTTCCTCCAGCTGGAAAAGTTCCCGGGGATCGGAATCCAGCTCGGAGGAATAGTCCGCCAGGCGCCCCTCGATCTCCTTGAGCTCCAAATTCACTTCCGCCAGCGGAGCCAGCCACGCGGCGGTGGAGGCGTCCATGCGTTCCAGTTCATGGGCCGCCCTGGTCAGTTCCCTCAACTGGGAGGCCAGGCCGGGAACGTCCGTTTCCTCCAGCATGGAGAGCATCCGGGAAACCTGTTCCTGGAGCCTGGTGCCGTTGCGGGCGCGCTGCCAGCGTTCCTCCAGCGTGGGCACTTCCTCCGGCGTGAAGGCGGCGGCGTCTATCTCGTCCACCTGGTGGCGCAGCAATTCTATTTCCCGCGCCGTGGCCGCTTCCGCATGCTCCAGGTCGTCATACGCCCGGCGCGCGTCCTGCCACTGCCGCCAGGCGTCCGCATAGGCGTGCACCAGGGGGGCGTGTTCCCCGAAGGCGTCCAGCAGGGAAAGCTGCCTTTCCTGGGAGATCAGGGAGCGGTGGTCGCTGGGGCCGTGCATGTCTACCAGGCAGGCGCCCGCCTCCCGCAGCAGGTTCAGGGTGCACGGGCTGTCATTCAGGAACTGGCGGTTGGCTGTGGAGGAAATAATGCGCTTGATGATCAGGTTTCCGTCTTCGCACGGGGGTACGCCGTGTTCATTCAGGATGGCGTGCACCGGGGAGGAGTCCGGCAGGTGGAAGACGGCTTCCACGCTGCATTGCTGTTCTCCGGACCGGATAAGCGTCTTGTCCGCGCGTTCCCCCAGCGCCAGCCGTATGGCGCCGATGATGACGGATTTCCCTGCTCCCGTTTCCCCCGTGATGCAGATGAAGCCGGAACTGGGTTCCCAGAGCAGCTGGTCCACGAGGGCCAGGTTTCTAATTTTCAGCAATGTAAGCATTCGGGCTTTGGATTTTGAATGCATTATGGCATCATTCGCTCTAAACGCAATCATGACCTCTGTGATGAACATTCTCTTTCTGGGTACCGGGACGTCCACCGGAGTTCCCCAGATAGGTTGCTCCTGTGCGGTCTGCACATCGCCGGATCCCAGGAACAAGCGGTTGCGTTCCTCAATTTACGTGGAAGCCGCGGGCACCCGCATTCTGCTGGATTCCTCCCCGGACCTGCGTCAGCAGGCCCTGCGGGAAAACATTACGGACGTGGATGCCGTGCTGTACACACACGCCCATGTGGACCATGTGGGCGGGTTTGACGATCTGCGCGCCTTCTGCTGGCGCAGGTCCGGCGGCCTGCCCCTGTATGCCTCCCCGCAGACGATGGAGGCCCTGCGGACCATGTACGGCTGGGCGTTTGAACCGAAAACGGCCCGGAGCGGCTACGTCAGGCCGGAACCTCACGAGGTGGCGGAGCCGTTCCACGTGGGCGGCGTGCTGGTGACCCCCCTTCCCGTCATGCATGCCGGGGTGGAGACTTATGCCTACGTGCTGGAGACGGAAGGGCAGCGGCTGGCGTACATGCCGGATGTGAAAAGCATTCCGGAGGCCTCCCTGGAGGCCATGAAAGGGGTGGACCTGCTGATTATTGACGGCTTGCGCTACCATCTGCACCCCACGCACCTGTGCCTGGAGGAATCCCTGGCCGCCATTGCCGCCATCCGTCCCCGGCGCGCCGTGCTGACCCACATGTCCCATGACATGGATTACCATATTCTTTCCGGCAAACTGCCGGAGAACGTTATTCCGGCTTACGACGGCCTGAGGCTGTCCCTGCCGTAATTTCCTCTTTCATTCCCATCAGGCCATGACTCCTCCAAATGATCCTGACCAGCCCGGCGGACGGATTCCGTGCGAGACCAGGAAGGTGTTCGGCTTTCCCGTGGCTGTCAGTTCCGTGGAGGAAATGAGCCGTGTCCTGGCGGAGCATGCGCGGGAAGCGCAGGCCCCGTGCCTGGTCGCCGCCGCGGATGTGCACGTGATGACCCTCGGCGTGCACGACCCGGATTACGGAGCCGTGCTGGAAAAGATGGACGTAGTTTGCCCGGACGGAATGCCCGTAGTGTGGAAGCTGAACCGGGGGCTTTCCGCCGGGGAAAGGGCCGCGGAACGCGTAAGCGGGCCGGATTTGATGGAGGCCCTGGTCAGGGCGAATGCCGCGTATCCGGAGCTGCGCCATTTTCTGCTGGGCGGGGATCAAGAAATGCTGGAGGTTCTGGCCGCCGCCTTAAAGGAGAAGCACCCCGCTTTTCATCTGGCCGGCGCCTATTCCCCGCCCTTCCGTTCCTGGACGGAGGAAGACCGGAAGGCTATGAGGGAGGCCGTCGCTTCAAGCGGGGCCAATGTGGTCTGGGTGGGCCTGGGCTGTCCCAAGCAGGAACGGTGGATGGCGGAGCAGAAGGGACTGCTGCCCCCGGCGGTTTATGTAGGCGTGGGTGCGGCGTTCGCCTTTCATGCCGGAACGGTGAAACGCGCTCCCCGGTGGATGCAGAGGAACGGCCTGGAATGGCTGTACCGCATTTACCGGGAGCCGGGAAGGCTGCTCAAGCGGTACGTGAAGCATAACAGCCTGTTCGTGTGGTACGTGCTGACGGGGCGGTAAAGCCTTTTCCGGTGCGTGCCCCGGAGATGAGGCGCAGATTATTTTGGCTTGTACCGTTCTTGTGCGGTTTTATCATGGCTTCTCCCGGTCCTGCACGTCCGCAAGGGGTGCGGGTGACGTTTCTCCATTCCTGCGCCGTCTTAAACTCCATTTCTCCTATGTTCTTTCACCGCATTCCCCGGAAAACCTGGTATGAAAAAGCCGTGGAGCGCGTTTTCAGAGACAGGAAACTGTGTGAGGAAAAGCTGCTCCCCTTCGGCTGCGTTCGCGGAGAAAACGGTTTCCTGTACCGGACAAAACTGCTGAATGGCCGCCGCCGCATGGAATTTGAAATACACGCGGACGGTTCCGTCTGCGTGGCAATGCATGATGCAGACGGGAGGGACATCCGGCATTCAGCCCAGGAGGCGGCGGACAAGTTGCAGGAAAGGGCGCTCCGGAGGGAATATGAGGAAGAACTGTGGCATGTGGCTGAATGCTGCTTTGAGCCTGATTTCTTCCACGGCGATCCTGCCCGGAGCCTCGTCGCTCACGTCCGGGAGGTTTACGGGGACGAACTGGAATTCCTGTGGCGCAAGTCGCCGGGGAGCGCCATTGTGCGCCGGAAGGACACGGAAAAATGGTATGCCGTTTTTCTGGCCGTGCCGCGGTTGAAGCTGGGCGGCAGTTCCAAAGAGAGGGTTGAGGTGCTGAATTTGCGGGTTTGTCCCGGAGAGCTTGACGGCCTTGTGGACCATTGCAGCCGTTTTCCGGCCTACCATATGAATAAGAAAAGCTGGGTGAGCCTTTGTCTGGACGGGACCATTCCCTTTGAAGAACTGGCCGCGCGCCTGGAGACCAGCCGTCGGCTTGCCGGAAAGTGAATGCCGTTTCCGGCTGTTTTCCGGACGGCTTATACTTTCCGCACCCGGAATCCATCCGGAATATGGCGGCGGAGTTTGCGGATGGAAGGGAGGACGGGGCTCTTGACCCGCAAGGGGGGCGGGCCTACAGTGGGGGCATGAACGTTGAAGAAAAGGCGCTGTCCACCTTCCGCACGGAACCCTGGCGCCACAACTGCGCCCAGGCCGTTTGCGCGGCGCTGGGAAGGGAGGATTTGCTGGAAGCCGTCTCCGCGTGCGGCACGGGAAGAGCGCCTGACGGGGTATGCGGCGCCTTGTATGGAGCCCTCCTGTGCACGCCCGTGCAGTCAAGGGAGGAACTGAAGCGGCGGTTTGTGGAAAAGCTGGGTTATTCCCATTGCAGGGAGCTGAAAAAAGAAGGCCGCGTTCCGTGCCGGGACTGCGTTGCCTCTGCCGCGTTTATGGCTTTTGATTTGCAGGAGTGAACGCAGAATGACACGACTGTATTCATAGTTTTTCATGAAGAAAGGGTCTATTGGAATGAATCCAAATAGAACAACGTCATGAAAAAATTGATATATGCTATAGCAGCGGTAGCCGTTGCAGTTCCCGTCGTGGCCCTGGCCCAAAGCGCTTGTAACAGCGGTTCCTGCACCAAGGGTGACAAGGACATGGCCGAAGCCAAGGACCACATGAAAAAGGGCGCCAAAGCCGCCAAGGATGCCGCTTCTGAAAAAATGAAGGAAGGCAAGGAAGCGATGAAGGGCGCTTACGAAAGAAGCAAGGAAGCCGTCAAGGATACTTACCAGGACAGCAAGGAAGCCGTGGACCATGCGGCTGACAGGGCTGCCGATAAGGCCGATGCCATTGGCGACGCTGCGAAAAACGGTTAATTCAAACGATAAAAAACAAACCATTTAATTATTATGTGTAACTCCAAAGATCATATGAACCATATGCATGAAGGCTGCGGTTGCTCCAAAGATGCCGCTTCCGGAAAAATGCAAGAAGACAAGCAGGCAATGAAGGATGCCGCTTCCGGAAAGATGGAAGAGGGCAAGCAGGCGAT
This DNA window, taken from Akkermansia muciniphila, encodes the following:
- the recN gene encoding DNA repair protein RecN; translation: MLTLLKIRNLALVDQLLWEPSSGFICITGETGAGKSVIIGAIRLALGERADKTLIRSGEQQCSVEAVFHLPDSSPVHAILNEHGVPPCEDGNLIIKRIISSTANRQFLNDSPCTLNLLREAGACLVDMHGPSDHRSLISQERQLSLLDAFGEHAPLVHAYADAWRQWQDARRAYDDLEHAEAATAREIELLRHQVDEIDAAAFTPEEVPTLEERWQRARNGTRLQEQVSRMLSMLEETDVPGLASQLRELTRAAHELERMDASTAAWLAPLAEVNLELKEIEGRLADYSSELDSDPRELFQLEERINLLESLKMKYGPSFEDVCARREEAAHRLDRIEHRTERLEELRASMAVLRKQVDAAGQALTRARQASAPKLASSIVKHSRELGFRQAVFEVGLSPLQEPGSQGMETVEFLFGPNPGEPSKPLRLIASSGELARIMLAIKSALAHKDSTPLLVFDEIDANVGGEVARAVGFKMQQLGNRHQVISITHFPQVAALASHHYLVQKASAGNRTISCLREVSHEDRIEELVRMLGGGGDHARTLARALLQPA
- a CDS encoding MBL fold metallo-hydrolase, which translates into the protein MNILFLGTGTSTGVPQIGCSCAVCTSPDPRNKRLRSSIYVEAAGTRILLDSSPDLRQQALRENITDVDAVLYTHAHVDHVGGFDDLRAFCWRRSGGLPLYASPQTMEALRTMYGWAFEPKTARSGYVRPEPHEVAEPFHVGGVLVTPLPVMHAGVETYAYVLETEGQRLAYMPDVKSIPEASLEAMKGVDLLIIDGLRYHLHPTHLCLEESLAAIAAIRPRRAVLTHMSHDMDYHILSGKLPENVIPAYDGLRLSLP
- a CDS encoding S24 family peptidase; protein product: MMRKDRAWLGLQCGGASKRTVDTWLSDAGTIPSKAILIIQKLMDREEQENGRGFLRVETITLQFSKAEWVIIQEYQKLHPDKSVQELAEEFVLKMTEGMKFWFSSSETIEKLPAITSSMYYTAQIIGNITAGVLEAGDIIPQDIHLYRPLKKGEYLLRVNGHSMEPVIADGSVVIMRKHASPPIPKVGTIVEYNDERGVTLKKLARHKDPETGKINYVLHPLNPTFGDIKPMDGGKISAIYIETINTYTKA
- a CDS encoding WecB/TagA/CpsF family glycosyltransferase, yielding MTPPNDPDQPGGRIPCETRKVFGFPVAVSSVEEMSRVLAEHAREAQAPCLVAAADVHVMTLGVHDPDYGAVLEKMDVVCPDGMPVVWKLNRGLSAGERAAERVSGPDLMEALVRANAAYPELRHFLLGGDQEMLEVLAAALKEKHPAFHLAGAYSPPFRSWTEEDRKAMREAVASSGANVVWVGLGCPKQERWMAEQKGLLPPAVYVGVGAAFAFHAGTVKRAPRWMQRNGLEWLYRIYREPGRLLKRYVKHNSLFVWYVLTGR
- a CDS encoding MmcQ/YjbR family DNA-binding protein; amino-acid sequence: MFFHRIPRKTWYEKAVERVFRDRKLCEEKLLPFGCVRGENGFLYRTKLLNGRRRMEFEIHADGSVCVAMHDADGRDIRHSAQEAADKLQERALRREYEEELWHVAECCFEPDFFHGDPARSLVAHVREVYGDELEFLWRKSPGSAIVRRKDTEKWYAVFLAVPRLKLGGSSKERVEVLNLRVCPGELDGLVDHCSRFPAYHMNKKSWVSLCLDGTIPFEELAARLETSRRLAGK
- a CDS encoding DNA adenine methylase, with the protein product MNIPTLPHILKYMGSKREILPFVIRAIKATGVESNYFCDLFAGTSIVGSSFKHEYRVHINDIQAYSSVFAHAYLYNLKTAAPPNITERIHEAAITYTNESKNYMPDLIADYANISKLSELQSFEEIQRSLINKDFHTGFHLFTKYYSGTYWSYEQCLWIDSIRAVAESYRNTLIYGAILSALIYAMSYTSQGTGHFAQYRDITAANMQDILIYRTKQIWPLFEKKFQELLMTIDTDPRHNPYTTSLNYLDCLKIVEPNSIVYADPPYSAVHYSRFYHAIETLVKYDYPDIRYKGRYRSDRHQSPFCIKKQVHQAFKDLFLNIKERKAYLFLSYSDSGMISITELKKIAYETLGKEYQQTLFDMKHLHSRMGSTDTYGSYVKEYILAFTLN